The Clostridium sp. AWRP genome has a window encoding:
- a CDS encoding homocysteine S-methyltransferase family protein, with protein sequence MLFKDLLNKFNNKFVFFDGAMGTMLQREGLKVGELPETLNITNSEIIRKVHREYLNAGSDIIITNTFGANELKYSSSDYTIKDVITAGVKIAKEEAKDKLVALDIGPTGQVMEPTGSLSFESAYELFKSQVIIGEKAGADIILIETMSDLYEAKAAILAAKENSSLPIFCTMTFQQDGRTLMGTDPKTMVFVLESLGVDALGVNCSLGPGELQHIVDEILKYSSIPIIVQPNAGLPKYDGENTIYDITSDEFAENVVVMAKKGVRFFGGCCGTSPEFIKTMVKSLKNIVPLDIKEKNYTAVCSARDTVFLGNRIKFIGERINPTGRDIYKKELKEGKVGFIQKEAVQQKEEGAHILGLNVGLPEINEVQAMKEAVKAIQKVVQLPIDIDSPNPKVLEAGVRVYNGKPIINSVNGRKKCMEEVFPIVKKYGGCVIALTIDENGIPDTAEGRVKIAEKIIKTAENYGIKRKDIIVDCLTLTASAQQREVLETIKAIKILKEQFGVKTTLGVSNISYGLPRRCILNRTFLALALQAGLDLPIINTGDQGVKDTISAFEVLTNIDKDGKEYVKKYSSKSEGEKAKWGSDIPNLGENDKNLKQAIIDGMEDEAVELTCKLLKSKKSVDIVNSYIIPALDEVGIQYENKDIFLPQLIQSAETVKQSFEIIKKDMLRSGENKVFRGKIVLATVKGDIHDIGKNIVKVLLENYGFEVIDLGRDVDISQVVDAIIKNNVKLVGLSALMTTTVSNMKKTIDAIRDKGLQCKVVVGGAVLNQNYADMIGADYYAKDARETVKIAEELFSV encoded by the coding sequence ATGTTATTTAAAGATTTATTAAATAAGTTTAACAACAAATTTGTTTTTTTTGATGGAGCTATGGGAACCATGCTTCAAAGAGAAGGACTTAAAGTAGGTGAACTTCCAGAAACATTAAATATAACAAATTCAGAGATTATAAGAAAAGTACATAGGGAATATTTAAATGCAGGATCAGATATCATAATAACAAATACTTTTGGTGCCAATGAACTTAAGTATAGTTCTTCTGATTATACAATAAAAGATGTAATTACAGCTGGAGTAAAAATTGCAAAGGAAGAGGCAAAGGATAAATTAGTAGCACTTGACATAGGACCTACAGGACAGGTTATGGAGCCTACAGGGAGTTTAAGTTTTGAATCTGCATATGAATTATTTAAAAGTCAGGTTATTATAGGGGAAAAAGCGGGAGCAGATATAATTCTAATAGAAACTATGTCTGATTTGTACGAAGCAAAGGCAGCTATTCTTGCAGCAAAAGAAAATAGTTCTCTTCCAATATTTTGTACAATGACTTTCCAGCAGGATGGAAGAACTCTAATGGGAACAGATCCCAAGACTATGGTATTTGTACTTGAATCGTTGGGGGTGGATGCCCTTGGAGTGAATTGTTCCTTGGGACCAGGAGAATTGCAACATATTGTAGATGAAATCTTAAAGTATTCTTCTATACCCATTATAGTTCAGCCTAATGCAGGACTCCCAAAGTATGATGGCGAAAATACGATTTATGACATAACTTCAGATGAATTTGCAGAAAATGTAGTGGTTATGGCAAAAAAAGGAGTTAGGTTTTTTGGAGGATGCTGCGGAACAAGTCCTGAATTTATAAAAACTATGGTAAAAAGCTTGAAAAATATAGTACCTTTAGACATAAAAGAAAAAAATTATACCGCAGTGTGTTCAGCCAGGGATACTGTGTTCCTAGGTAATAGAATAAAGTTTATAGGAGAGAGAATTAATCCTACAGGTAGAGATATTTATAAGAAAGAGCTTAAGGAAGGAAAGGTAGGTTTTATACAGAAAGAAGCAGTACAGCAAAAAGAAGAAGGAGCACATATACTTGGGCTTAATGTAGGATTACCTGAGATTAATGAAGTTCAGGCTATGAAAGAAGCAGTAAAGGCAATACAAAAAGTAGTACAATTGCCTATAGATATAGATAGTCCAAATCCTAAAGTCTTGGAGGCTGGAGTTAGAGTTTATAACGGTAAACCTATAATAAATTCAGTAAATGGTAGAAAAAAGTGCATGGAAGAAGTATTTCCAATAGTAAAGAAGTATGGAGGCTGTGTTATAGCCTTAACTATAGATGAAAACGGGATACCTGATACTGCAGAGGGTAGGGTAAAGATTGCAGAGAAGATAATCAAAACTGCCGAAAACTATGGCATCAAGAGAAAGGACATAATAGTTGATTGTCTTACGTTAACTGCATCTGCCCAACAAAGGGAAGTTCTTGAGACAATAAAGGCCATAAAAATTTTAAAGGAACAATTCGGAGTAAAGACTACTCTTGGAGTAAGCAATATATCCTATGGGCTACCTAGAAGATGCATATTAAATAGAACTTTTCTTGCACTTGCCCTTCAGGCAGGACTTGACTTGCCAATAATAAATACAGGAGACCAAGGTGTGAAAGATACTATTTCAGCTTTTGAGGTCTTAACAAACATAGATAAAGATGGGAAGGAATACGTAAAAAAATATAGCAGTAAATCTGAAGGTGAAAAAGCAAAATGGGGAAGTGATATTCCTAATTTAGGTGAAAATGATAAAAATCTAAAACAGGCGATTATTGATGGAATGGAAGATGAGGCAGTAGAGTTAACTTGTAAGCTTTTGAAAAGTAAAAAGTCAGTAGATATAGTAAATTCTTATATAATTCCAGCGTTAGATGAGGTAGGCATACAATATGAGAACAAGGATATATTTTTGCCACAGTTAATACAGTCAGCTGAAACTGTAAAACAATCTTTTGAAATAATAAAAAAAGATATGCTTAGGAGTGGTGAAAATAAGGTATTTAGAGGTAAAATAGTACTTGCTACTGTTAAAGGAGATATACATGATATAGGGAAAAATATAGTTAAAGTGCTTTTGGAGAACTATGGTTTTGAAGTTATAGATTTGGGAAGAGATGTAGATATCAGCCAAGTAGTAGATGCTATAATAAAAAATAATGTAAAGCTAGTAGGACTCAGTGCACTTATGACAACCACCGTAAGTAATATGAAAAAGACTATAGATGCTATAAGAGATAAGGGACTTCAATGTAAAGTTGTAGTAGGTGGAGCAGTATTAAATCAAAATTATGCAGATATGATAGGTGCAGATTATTATGCTAAAGATGCTAGAGAAACTGTAAAAATAGCAGAAGAATTATTTTCAGTTTAG
- a CDS encoding isocitrate dehydrogenase (NAD(+)), which translates to MTHKVTLIKGDGIGPEICEAVKKVIDKSGADIDWEIFEAGASVLDKYGTPIPDNIIESIKKNKVALKAPVTTPVGKGFKSVNVTLRKNLNLYANIRPIKTYAGVKCRYDNVDLVIFRENTEDLYSGIEHMINDEIAESVKIISKKASERIVESAFQYAIKNGRKKVTAVHKANIMKLSDGLFLRTAEKVAEKYKGIEFESVIVDAMSMKLVLNPENYDVLVMPNLYGDILSDMASGLIGGLGLVPGANIGENAAVFEAAHGSAPDIAGQNKANPTAIILSGVMMLNYLGETGAANKIETAVETVLREGKYLTEDLGGNTTTSGFTEAIIEKIENYN; encoded by the coding sequence ATGACGCATAAAGTTACTCTTATTAAAGGTGATGGTATAGGACCAGAAATCTGTGAAGCTGTAAAAAAAGTTATAGATAAGAGTGGGGCAGATATTGACTGGGAAATATTTGAGGCGGGAGCTTCAGTCTTGGATAAATATGGAACACCAATACCGGATAACATTATAGAAAGTATAAAGAAAAATAAAGTAGCACTTAAAGCACCAGTTACTACTCCTGTGGGAAAAGGATTTAAAAGTGTTAATGTAACTCTTAGAAAAAATTTAAATCTATATGCAAACATAAGACCTATAAAAACTTATGCTGGAGTAAAGTGCAGATATGATAATGTGGATCTTGTAATATTTAGAGAAAATACAGAAGATCTGTATTCAGGAATTGAACACATGATAAATGATGAAATAGCGGAAAGCGTTAAAATAATATCTAAAAAAGCAAGTGAGAGAATAGTAGAATCAGCTTTTCAGTATGCAATTAAAAATGGAAGAAAGAAAGTTACGGCAGTTCATAAGGCTAATATAATGAAACTTTCAGATGGACTTTTTTTAAGAACAGCTGAAAAAGTAGCAGAAAAATATAAAGGCATTGAATTTGAAAGTGTAATAGTAGATGCTATGAGTATGAAACTTGTCCTTAATCCAGAGAATTATGATGTACTTGTTATGCCTAATTTATATGGAGATATTTTATCAGATATGGCATCAGGCCTTATAGGTGGACTTGGACTAGTGCCAGGAGCCAATATAGGAGAAAATGCAGCAGTATTTGAAGCTGCCCATGGTTCGGCTCCGGATATCGCAGGACAGAATAAAGCAAATCCAACGGCTATAATACTTTCAGGAGTTATGATGCTTAACTATTTAGGGGAAACAGGAGCAGCAAATAAAATTGAGACAGCTGTAGAAACTGTACTTAGAGAAGGTAAATATTTAACAGAGGATTTAGGAGGAAATACAACTACAAGTGGATTTACTGAAGCTATTATAGAAAAAATTGAAAATTATAATTAA
- a CDS encoding O-acetylhomoserine aminocarboxypropyltransferase/cysteine synthase family protein, translated as MSKERKLGFETLQVHAGQVPDPTTGARAVPIYQTTSFVFKDADEAADFFQLKKPGNVYARIMNPTEDVFEQRVAALEGGSAGLATSSGLAAILYAVLNVASAGDNIVAASTLYGGTYELFSVTLKKLGIDVTFVDPDDPENIRKAITDKTKAVYAETIGNPRINVLDIAAVANIAHKNKIPLIIDNTFGTPYLVRPIEYGADVVVHSATKFIGGHGTTLGGIIVDGGKFDWAASGKFPDFITPDESYNGLVYADLGPTAFATKARVQLLRNTGATLSPQSAFYFLLGLESLSLRVERHVENTRKVVEFLSKHPKVAWVNYPELDGSPYKELAKKYLPKGAGSIFTFGIKGGSEAGKKFINSVKLFSLLANVADAKSLVIHPASTTHAELNEKQQKAAGVTPDLIRLSIGVENIDDIIYDLDQALAKA; from the coding sequence ATGAGTAAAGAAAGAAAATTAGGATTTGAAACATTACAAGTACATGCAGGTCAGGTGCCTGACCCAACTACAGGTGCAAGAGCAGTTCCAATCTATCAAACTACATCCTTTGTATTTAAAGATGCCGATGAAGCCGCAGACTTTTTCCAGCTAAAAAAACCGGGAAATGTTTATGCCAGAATAATGAACCCAACAGAAGATGTATTCGAACAAAGGGTAGCAGCACTTGAAGGCGGCAGTGCAGGTCTTGCTACATCTTCCGGACTTGCAGCAATACTTTATGCTGTATTAAATGTAGCAAGTGCAGGAGATAATATAGTTGCAGCTAGCACACTTTACGGTGGAACTTATGAATTGTTTTCCGTAACCTTAAAAAAGTTAGGAATTGATGTAACTTTTGTAGATCCTGATGATCCTGAAAATATCAGAAAGGCTATTACAGATAAAACTAAAGCAGTTTATGCAGAAACAATAGGTAACCCTAGAATAAATGTTTTGGATATAGCAGCTGTAGCAAACATAGCTCATAAAAACAAAATTCCTCTTATCATAGATAATACTTTTGGAACTCCATATCTGGTAAGACCCATAGAATATGGTGCAGATGTAGTTGTCCATTCTGCAACTAAGTTTATAGGTGGACACGGAACTACTTTAGGCGGAATTATAGTAGATGGTGGAAAATTTGACTGGGCAGCAAGCGGAAAATTTCCTGACTTTATAACACCTGATGAAAGCTATAATGGACTTGTATACGCAGATCTTGGACCTACAGCTTTTGCTACAAAAGCCAGAGTACAACTTTTAAGAAACACAGGGGCAACACTAAGTCCACAAAGTGCTTTTTATTTCTTACTTGGGCTTGAATCGCTTTCTCTTAGAGTAGAAAGACATGTAGAAAACACACGAAAAGTAGTTGAATTTTTAAGTAAACATCCAAAAGTTGCATGGGTAAACTATCCTGAACTTGATGGAAGTCCATACAAAGAATTAGCTAAGAAATACCTTCCAAAAGGAGCAGGTTCAATATTTACCTTTGGAATAAAGGGTGGATCTGAAGCAGGAAAGAAATTTATAAACAGCGTTAAATTGTTCTCCTTACTTGCAAATGTAGCAGATGCAAAATCATTAGTAATTCACCCTGCAAGTACAACTCATGCAGAGTTGAATGAAAAACAACAAAAAGCTGCCGGAGTTACTCCAGACCTTATAAGGCTTTCAATAGGTGTGGAAAATATTGATGATATTATATACGATTTGGATCAGGCTCTTGCAAAAGCTTAA
- a CDS encoding lysophospholipid acyltransferase family protein produces the protein MLKTFLFYVVFFLYMVYSLVKKLKLDRIRKSGSEKEAENYIYISVKKWSDFILKLINASVKVSGTENIPQVPCLFVSNHQGFLDIPIILYSLDRTVGFIAKKELTKFKLVSYWMKQINCIFINRKDIRESIKSINKGSELLTNGHSMVIFPEGTRSKGPRIGEFKKGSLKLALKSKVPIVPIAIDGSYKLREGNVHSMIKSANVNVTICKPIYTDSLSREERESLSDNIKSEISKHIYLEN, from the coding sequence ATGCTAAAAACTTTTTTATTTTACGTGGTTTTTTTCCTGTACATGGTCTATTCATTAGTTAAAAAATTGAAATTAGACAGAATTAGAAAAAGTGGTTCTGAAAAGGAAGCTGAAAATTATATATATATATCTGTGAAAAAATGGTCTGATTTTATATTAAAGCTTATAAATGCATCTGTAAAAGTAAGCGGTACAGAAAACATTCCACAGGTTCCCTGCCTTTTTGTTTCAAACCATCAGGGTTTTTTAGATATACCTATAATACTATATTCTTTAGATAGGACTGTAGGATTTATAGCTAAAAAAGAACTAACAAAGTTCAAATTAGTTTCTTACTGGATGAAGCAAATTAATTGTATTTTTATAAATAGGAAGGATATAAGAGAATCCATAAAGTCTATAAATAAAGGCAGTGAACTATTAACTAATGGACATAGTATGGTAATATTTCCTGAAGGCACCAGAAGTAAAGGCCCTAGAATAGGGGAATTTAAAAAGGGAAGTTTGAAACTGGCTTTAAAATCTAAAGTACCTATAGTTCCAATTGCTATAGATGGGAGTTATAAGCTAAGAGAGGGAAATGTACATTCTATGATAAAATCTGCAAATGTAAATGTAACTATATGTAAGCCCATTTATACAGATTCTCTTTCGAGAGAAGAAAGAGAATCTCTATCAGATAACATAAAATCAGAAATAAGTAAACATATTTATTTGGAAAATTAA
- a CDS encoding 2-isopropylmalate synthase codes for MKKSSYEYKLNNVDSPNFYKNIFPYDEIPKINFNGVQIPKDLPEKICITDTTFRDGQQSMPPYTTEQIIRIFDYLHDLDNNSGIIKQTEFFLYTEKDRKAAQVCMERGYEFPEVTSWIRANKEDFKLVKQMGIKETGMLMSCSDYHIFKKLRKTRKETMDMYLGIVKEALDNGIRPRCHLEDITRADFYGFVVPLVNKLMELSKQSGIPIKIRACDTLGLGVSYSGVELPRSVQAIMYGLRNNCGVPSECIEWHGHNDFYAVVNNSTTAWLYGASAVNTSFLGIGERTGNCPLEAMIFEYAQIKGNTKNMKLEVITELSEYFKKEMKYSVPPRTPFVGKEFNVTRAGIHADGILKDEEIYNIFDTDKILGRPVVVAVNQYSGHAGIAAWINTYYRLKDEEKVDKWDNRIAKIKEWVDEQYKSGRTSIIGNDELELLVDKMLPDISQKKEERAS; via the coding sequence ATGAAAAAAAGTTCCTATGAATATAAATTAAATAATGTAGACAGTCCCAATTTTTATAAAAATATATTTCCCTATGATGAAATTCCAAAAATAAATTTTAATGGAGTACAAATACCTAAGGATTTACCTGAAAAAATATGTATTACGGACACTACATTTAGAGATGGTCAGCAGTCAATGCCTCCATATACTACAGAGCAGATAATTAGAATTTTTGATTACCTGCATGATTTGGATAATAATTCGGGGATAATAAAACAGACAGAATTTTTTTTATACACAGAGAAAGATAGAAAAGCTGCCCAGGTATGTATGGAAAGAGGATATGAATTCCCAGAGGTTACTTCATGGATAAGAGCTAATAAAGAAGATTTTAAGTTGGTAAAACAAATGGGAATTAAAGAAACAGGAATGCTTATGTCCTGTTCAGATTATCATATATTTAAAAAGTTGAGAAAGACTAGAAAAGAAACTATGGATATGTATTTAGGTATAGTTAAAGAAGCTTTAGATAATGGAATTCGTCCAAGATGTCATCTAGAAGATATAACTAGAGCTGATTTTTATGGATTTGTAGTTCCACTTGTAAATAAATTAATGGAATTATCGAAACAATCAGGCATTCCTATAAAGATAAGAGCCTGTGATACTCTTGGATTGGGAGTATCTTATAGTGGAGTGGAATTACCAAGAAGCGTACAGGCTATTATGTATGGACTTAGGAACAATTGTGGGGTTCCTTCAGAATGTATAGAATGGCATGGACATAATGATTTTTATGCAGTAGTGAATAATTCTACAACAGCCTGGTTATATGGTGCATCAGCTGTAAATACCTCATTTTTAGGAATTGGGGAGAGAACAGGAAATTGTCCATTAGAGGCTATGATATTTGAATATGCACAAATAAAAGGAAATACTAAAAATATGAAACTTGAAGTTATAACGGAATTATCAGAGTATTTTAAGAAAGAAATGAAATATTCAGTTCCACCTAGAACTCCTTTTGTGGGAAAAGAATTTAATGTAACTAGAGCTGGAATACATGCAGATGGAATATTAAAAGATGAAGAAATCTATAATATATTTGATACGGATAAAATTTTGGGAAGACCAGTTGTAGTAGCTGTAAATCAATATTCTGGTCACGCTGGAATTGCAGCCTGGATTAATACCTATTATAGATTAAAAGATGAAGAAAAAGTTGATAAATGGGATAATAGAATTGCTAAAATTAAAGAATGGGTGGATGAACAATATAAATCAGGAAGAACCAGTATAATAGGAAATGATGAATTAGAATTATTAGTTGATAAGATGCTGCCGGATATTTCACAAAAAAAAGAAGAAAGGGCTAGCTAG
- a CDS encoding HAMP domain-containing sensor histidine kinase, with translation MSFYKKANYISTVIGQILNGNLNQRIRIQTHVKALSKLIININRLIDELQKVQEKSNTSEESRKRMISNISHDLRTPLTSILGYIELVLNDSNLTQNEKEGYIKIAYSKGNYLYNLMEEFFQISKIDSNDFKLDVKEINICEIVRQNVLLFFSEFKKINIEPELNLEKDDVYAVADEKSLNRILANLINNALKYGSHSTKIGIDLSCDNDNVFISVWDNGPGIPKEDLPYVFDRLYTVEKSRKLNLKSSGLGLTIVKKLVESLGGDIFVSSTPFERTEFKFMLKQNLRKL, from the coding sequence ATGAGCTTTTATAAAAAAGCAAATTATATTTCAACAGTCATTGGTCAAATATTAAATGGAAATTTAAATCAAAGGATACGAATACAAACCCATGTAAAAGCTTTAAGTAAACTGATTATAAATATAAATAGATTGATAGACGAACTTCAAAAAGTACAGGAAAAAAGTAATACAAGTGAAGAATCCCGTAAAAGGATGATATCAAATATATCACATGATTTAAGAACACCACTTACATCTATACTTGGGTATATAGAACTAGTATTAAATGATAGTAATTTGACTCAAAATGAAAAGGAGGGTTATATAAAAATAGCTTACAGTAAGGGAAATTATCTCTATAATTTGATGGAAGAATTTTTTCAAATTTCAAAGATAGACTCAAATGACTTTAAGCTTGATGTAAAAGAAATAAATATATGTGAAATTGTAAGACAAAACGTATTACTTTTCTTTAGTGAATTTAAAAAGATAAATATTGAGCCTGAATTAAATCTTGAAAAAGATGATGTTTATGCTGTGGCAGATGAAAAGTCCCTAAACAGAATTTTAGCAAATCTCATAAATAATGCATTAAAGTACGGCTCACATTCCACTAAAATAGGTATTGATTTAAGCTGTGATAATGATAATGTTTTTATTTCTGTATGGGACAATGGACCTGGAATACCTAAAGAAGATTTACCGTATGTATTTGATAGATTGTATACCGTAGAAAAATCTAGGAAGTTAAATTTAAAAAGCAGCGGATTGGGACTTACAATAGTAAAAAAGTTGGTTGAATCATTAGGTGGAGACATTTTTGTATCCAGCACTCCTTTTGAAAGAACAGAATTTAAATTTATGCTGAAGCAGAATTTAAGAAAATTGTAA
- a CDS encoding MBL fold metallo-hydrolase produces the protein MKFIKKYFNILSIVFIFIFLMSGCTSNTNSNSTSNYSGLKIHYIDVGQGDSELIQVNGKNLLIDAGPNESRDKLMSYLNKQNIKKLDYVIATHPDEDHIGGMGNVIKKYSVDKFYTPKKIVNTKTFEYMIQQLRNKNMKIDTPTPGVQLDLGKNATAEILAPNSKSYPDTNNYSVVLKLTYGNTKFLFTGDAEKTSEMEMIDKNYDLSADVLKVGHHGSSSSTSQQFLDKVNPKIAVVSCGKNNKYGHPHKKTINKLKKKNIQIYRTDVSGTIILISNGTKISKED, from the coding sequence ATGAAATTTATAAAAAAATACTTTAATATACTATCAATTGTATTTATTTTCATATTTCTAATGTCTGGGTGTACAAGTAATACAAATTCAAATAGTACTTCCAACTACAGCGGACTTAAAATTCATTATATAGATGTAGGTCAAGGAGATAGTGAATTAATACAAGTAAATGGGAAAAACCTTTTAATAGATGCTGGTCCAAATGAAAGTAGAGACAAATTGATGTCCTACTTAAATAAGCAAAATATTAAAAAACTTGACTATGTAATTGCAACCCACCCTGATGAAGATCATATAGGTGGCATGGGAAATGTAATAAAAAAATACAGTGTTGATAAATTTTATACTCCTAAAAAAATAGTTAATACAAAAACTTTTGAGTATATGATTCAACAATTAAGAAATAAAAATATGAAGATAGATACTCCAACTCCTGGAGTACAGTTAGACTTAGGTAAAAATGCAACTGCAGAAATACTTGCACCTAACAGTAAGAGTTATCCAGATACAAATAATTATTCAGTAGTACTAAAATTAACTTATGGAAATACAAAATTTCTTTTTACAGGAGATGCAGAAAAAACAAGTGAAATGGAAATGATAGATAAAAATTATGACCTATCAGCTGATGTATTAAAAGTCGGCCATCATGGTAGTTCAAGCTCCACTTCACAACAATTTCTGGATAAAGTTAATCCTAAAATAGCAGTAGTAAGCTGCGGAAAAAATAATAAATATGGACATCCACATAAAAAAACAATAAATAAACTTAAAAAGAAAAATATACAAATATATAGAACTGATGTAAGTGGAACAATCATACTCATTAGTAATGGCACTAAGATAAGTAAAGAAGACTAA
- a CDS encoding DMT family transporter: MNTQITLKNNSRIKGILLVVSASMLWGVSGPVAQYLFQKKDISPEWLVDIRLLLSGGFLLIFLYLKNDKKIFNIWKSKYGRRNIILFSIIGLIGVQYGYFASIKYGNAATATILQYLSPVIIVCYVSLKSKELPTLRETLSILLALLGTFFLITRGNIHSLAISNLALFWGVLSAFAASFYVVQPAYIIKRWGCDIVVGWGMLLGGIFFSFVHPFWRIQGKYSINSILGITFVVVFGTLISFYWYLDSTKYIKASETSLLSCIEPMSATIVSILWLHISFGIFDIIGSILIVSTVLILSYNKKS; the protein is encoded by the coding sequence ATGAATACTCAAATTACATTAAAAAACAATTCAAGGATAAAAGGGATACTATTAGTAGTATCCGCTTCTATGCTTTGGGGTGTTTCAGGACCTGTAGCTCAATATCTTTTTCAAAAAAAAGATATTAGTCCAGAATGGCTTGTAGATATTCGTCTTTTACTATCAGGAGGATTCCTACTTATATTTCTATACTTAAAGAATGATAAAAAAATCTTTAATATATGGAAATCTAAATATGGTAGGAGAAACATCATTCTCTTTAGTATTATAGGATTAATAGGCGTACAATATGGTTATTTTGCATCGATTAAATACGGAAATGCTGCCACAGCTACAATACTTCAATATCTGAGTCCAGTAATAATTGTATGTTATGTGTCCCTCAAATCTAAAGAACTTCCTACCTTAAGGGAAACATTATCAATCCTGCTAGCTTTATTAGGAACGTTCTTTCTCATTACTAGAGGTAATATACATAGCCTAGCCATCTCCAACTTAGCCTTATTCTGGGGGGTTTTATCAGCATTTGCTGCTTCATTTTATGTAGTTCAACCTGCATATATTATTAAAAGATGGGGGTGTGATATTGTAGTGGGCTGGGGAATGCTTTTAGGTGGAATATTCTTTAGCTTTGTTCATCCTTTTTGGAGAATACAAGGAAAATATTCTATTAATTCAATTTTAGGAATTACTTTTGTAGTTGTTTTTGGAACCCTTATCTCCTTCTATTGGTATTTAGATAGTACAAAGTACATTAAAGCTTCAGAAACAAGTTTACTTTCCTGTATAGAACCTATGTCTGCAACTATAGTATCAATACTATGGCTTCACATTTCTTTTGGTATATTTGATATTATAGGAAGTATACTTATTGTAAGTACAGTTCTAATTTTATCCTACAACAAAAAGTCTTAA
- a CDS encoding response regulator transcription factor — protein MNICKILIIEDDEEINNLIYNTLKNENYNIVQAFDGKYALEKYDNTFQLIILDLMLPYIDGIEVLRKIRENSTVPVIILSAKNEETDRVIGLSMGADDYMIKPFSTRELAARVKAQLRRYIYYNNVHDKNPTLTYKSLKLDTSNHKFFKEDKELNLTPKEFELLKFFLKNPDRVFTKAQIFNGVWENDYLHDDNTVMVHIKRLRNKIEDNPNNPKYIVTVWGIGYKLGE, from the coding sequence ATAAATATATGTAAAATACTTATTATAGAGGACGATGAAGAAATAAACAACCTAATCTATAATACTTTAAAAAATGAAAATTATAATATAGTACAAGCTTTTGACGGAAAATATGCCCTTGAAAAATACGACAATACTTTTCAATTGATTATTCTAGATTTAATGCTTCCTTACATAGATGGTATAGAAGTTTTGAGAAAAATACGAGAAAATAGTACTGTACCCGTTATTATTCTTTCCGCTAAAAATGAAGAAACCGATAGAGTTATAGGGCTCAGCATGGGTGCTGATGATTATATGATAAAACCATTTTCCACAAGAGAACTTGCAGCTAGAGTCAAAGCTCAGCTCAGAAGATACATATATTACAATAACGTTCATGATAAAAACCCAACTTTAACATATAAATCTTTAAAATTGGATACTTCAAATCATAAGTTCTTTAAAGAAGACAAAGAACTAAACTTGACTCCAAAGGAATTTGAACTCCTAAAGTTTTTTCTTAAAAATCCTGATAGAGTTTTTACAAAAGCACAAATATTTAATGGAGTTTGGGAAAATGACTATTTACATGATGATAATACTGTAATGGTACATATAAAGAGACTTAGGAACAAAATTGAAGATAATCCAAACAACCCTAAATACATAGTTACTGTATGGGGAATAGGATATAAACTTGGTGAATAA